A portion of the Sphaerochaeta pleomorpha str. Grapes genome contains these proteins:
- a CDS encoding serine dehydratase subunit alpha family protein translates to MDERKYAAYVAILKHELVPALGCTEPIAIAYCSAKAREVLGCLPEKITIGCSGNIIKNVMGVTVPNSGGLKGIDVATVLGIVGGKPEMLLEVLSAVTSEDIEKTKELLKDPLYCSCTLVQGDDNLIIVCEVEAQGHKVLVEIKNRHTHITRIEKDGKLIFSQALEENVGEVDLDYSLLNIQDIISFADCLRLEDVEEILGKQIAFNSEISREGLSNSWGANVGRSLLKTNGENSDVRTKARAAAAAGSDARMSGCAKPVIINSGSGNQGITLTMPIVEYAKELKAPRETVLKALAIANLVAIHQKQYIGDLSAYCGVVCAATGSASGVAYMLGGRYEEISNTITNSICTVGGMICDGAKPSCAAKISIALEAALNGYCIQDNGGVFKHGEGMVKRDVESTIRSVGKMAQVGMHSTDVEILKIMLEK, encoded by the coding sequence ATGGATGAAAGGAAATATGCTGCGTATGTGGCGATACTGAAGCATGAGTTGGTTCCAGCCCTTGGATGTACCGAACCAATAGCGATAGCCTACTGTTCTGCCAAGGCCCGAGAGGTCCTTGGCTGCCTTCCCGAAAAGATTACGATTGGCTGTAGCGGGAATATCATTAAGAATGTAATGGGTGTTACGGTTCCAAATTCCGGCGGCCTCAAGGGCATCGATGTCGCTACGGTTCTCGGTATTGTCGGGGGAAAGCCGGAAATGCTTTTGGAAGTACTCAGTGCAGTTACATCTGAGGACATCGAAAAGACAAAAGAGTTACTCAAGGACCCTCTCTATTGCTCCTGCACTTTGGTACAGGGGGATGATAATCTGATTATTGTCTGTGAGGTGGAAGCCCAAGGCCATAAGGTTCTGGTGGAAATCAAGAATAGGCATACCCATATCACTCGGATCGAGAAAGATGGAAAACTCATTTTTTCACAAGCTTTGGAAGAGAACGTCGGAGAAGTGGATTTGGATTACAGTCTTTTGAATATTCAGGATATCATATCCTTTGCCGATTGCCTGCGATTGGAAGATGTCGAAGAGATCCTTGGAAAACAGATTGCCTTCAATTCAGAAATATCACGCGAAGGATTGTCGAATTCCTGGGGTGCCAATGTCGGAAGGTCCCTTTTAAAGACCAATGGTGAAAACTCGGATGTGAGGACCAAGGCACGGGCGGCGGCAGCCGCAGGCTCTGATGCCCGCATGAGCGGCTGTGCCAAGCCGGTGATTATCAACTCGGGAAGCGGGAACCAGGGGATTACCCTCACGATGCCGATCGTGGAGTATGCAAAGGAACTCAAAGCTCCACGAGAGACTGTGCTGAAGGCCTTGGCAATCGCGAACCTTGTAGCCATCCATCAGAAACAATATATCGGGGACCTTTCGGCCTACTGTGGGGTGGTTTGTGCCGCCACGGGAAGTGCCAGTGGGGTTGCCTATATGCTGGGTGGACGGTATGAGGAGATTTCCAATACCATCACCAATTCCATCTGCACGGTAGGGGGAATGATTTGCGACGGAGCGAAACCCTCCTGCGCGGCAAAGATTTCGATTGCACTGGAAGCAGCTTTGAATGGGTATTGCATCCAGGATAACGGAGGGGTGTTCAAGCATGGTGAAGGCATGGTGAAGCGCGATGTGGAAAGCACGATCCGTAGTGTGGGCAAAATGGCCCAGGTCGGTATGCATTCCACCGATGTGGAAATCCTGAAAATTATGCTGGAGAAATAA
- the dhaK gene encoding dihydroxyacetone kinase subunit DhaK, whose protein sequence is MKKLINSPETLVNEMCNGLVAAYPELAFDSKSKLIMKKEIDTEKVSLISGGGTGHEPAHAGYVGKGMLDVAVCGDVFASPSQIQVYKAIKASQSKKGTLLIIKNYSGDNMNFKNARQLALEDGIDVAYVIVNDDIAVEDSLYTVGRRGVAGTVFVHKIAGAAAEAGLSLAEVKRIAEKTIANTKSLGFALSSCTVPAKGSPTFALAEDEMEFGVGIHGEPGICRQKVKSIDELVSQMVDPLLKELKAGNAEVAIMVNGFGSTPLQELYAFNNSVLNTLQEKNVNVVRVFVGDFMTSLDMAGASLTMVKLDDELKTYLVAAANTPALTLSGKEQDITYIPLAKSEVKEAIFTVEVPASCASIQDEKLTLENFTYLVDKLSAVAIENEIPFCELDSHAGDGDFGMSIAKGFKQLKREWKTILEKSGTISEFLDECSIVIMEYCGGASGPIWGSAFRSAGKYTAGKEFVTSLEMAELLQGCVKAIQMTGERSFGRGAVVGDKTLIDALAPCADSWSENASKGLSLKECFGKGAEAAMAGAKATESIVARMGRAGTVGTRSIGYPDAGAYGLGVLFTEIAKALQ, encoded by the coding sequence ATGAAAAAATTAATCAATAGTCCCGAGACTTTGGTAAATGAGATGTGCAATGGATTGGTTGCTGCCTATCCCGAACTTGCATTCGATAGCAAAAGTAAACTCATCATGAAAAAAGAAATCGATACTGAGAAAGTCTCGCTCATCTCGGGTGGTGGTACCGGGCATGAACCCGCCCATGCGGGATATGTTGGAAAAGGTATGCTTGATGTAGCAGTCTGTGGTGATGTATTCGCTTCACCTTCCCAGATACAGGTCTATAAAGCTATCAAAGCAAGCCAGAGCAAGAAAGGCACTCTTTTGATTATCAAGAACTACAGCGGTGACAATATGAACTTCAAGAATGCCAGGCAATTGGCTCTTGAAGATGGGATCGATGTTGCATATGTCATTGTCAATGATGATATCGCAGTTGAAGACAGTCTCTACACCGTGGGAAGAAGAGGTGTAGCAGGAACGGTATTTGTGCATAAAATTGCAGGGGCTGCAGCCGAGGCCGGCCTTTCCCTTGCTGAAGTAAAAAGGATTGCGGAGAAAACGATTGCCAATACCAAGAGTCTGGGTTTTGCCCTTTCTTCCTGCACGGTTCCCGCCAAGGGTTCCCCGACTTTTGCCCTGGCAGAGGATGAAATGGAATTCGGGGTTGGTATACACGGGGAGCCGGGTATTTGCCGGCAGAAAGTCAAGAGCATCGATGAGTTGGTGTCTCAAATGGTCGACCCCCTGCTCAAGGAATTAAAAGCGGGGAATGCTGAAGTAGCAATCATGGTGAACGGGTTCGGATCGACCCCGCTTCAAGAGCTGTATGCCTTCAATAATTCCGTGCTCAATACCCTGCAGGAAAAAAATGTGAATGTTGTCAGGGTGTTTGTCGGTGATTTTATGACAAGCCTCGATATGGCTGGCGCTTCTTTGACTATGGTGAAACTCGATGATGAACTGAAGACCTATCTGGTAGCTGCTGCAAACACTCCTGCTCTTACCTTAAGTGGAAAGGAACAGGATATTACCTACATACCTCTGGCAAAGTCAGAAGTGAAAGAGGCTATTTTCACCGTCGAGGTTCCTGCCTCCTGCGCAAGTATCCAGGATGAGAAACTTACCTTGGAGAATTTTACCTATTTGGTGGATAAGCTTTCAGCCGTTGCAATAGAGAATGAGATTCCGTTCTGTGAATTGGATTCCCATGCCGGAGACGGTGATTTCGGGATGAGTATTGCCAAGGGTTTCAAACAGCTCAAGCGTGAGTGGAAAACCATTCTGGAAAAGAGTGGCACTATAAGCGAATTCCTTGATGAATGCTCGATTGTCATTATGGAATATTGCGGTGGGGCAAGTGGCCCTATCTGGGGTTCTGCCTTCCGCAGTGCCGGCAAATATACTGCAGGAAAGGAATTTGTTACTTCGCTTGAGATGGCTGAATTGCTGCAAGGCTGTGTAAAGGCCATCCAAATGACAGGGGAGAGGTCCTTTGGCCGTGGAGCCGTTGTCGGGGATAAAACCTTGATCGATGCGCTTGCTCCCTGTGCAGACAGTTGGAGTGAGAATGCAAGCAAAGGACTTTCCCTGAAAGAATGTTTTGGTAAAGGGGCTGAAGCTGCGATGGCAGGAGCCAAAGCCACAGAGAGCATTGTTGCCAGAATGGGACGTGCAGGGACTGTGGGGACGAGGAGTATCGGCTATCCTGATGCAGGGGCCTATGGGCTTGGGGTGTTGTTCACTGAAATTGCGAAAGCCCTACAATAG
- a CDS encoding L-2-amino-thiazoline-4-carboxylic acid hydrolase, with protein sequence MEIKNEPTLVDNEIVNVLRGAIEHRATWMCLMMEAAKKAGLDPEAFTREAITKCGHFHGANMQRAQKEEGIPAFKEVFISDNVQKVFEMDVKRCDEDELYIEFHYCPLVTAWKKLGATDEEIKLMCDAAMDGDRGIAAECNYGYELGKTIANGHDICEVTFRKNK encoded by the coding sequence ATGGAAATCAAGAATGAACCCACACTGGTAGACAATGAAATAGTAAATGTATTGAGAGGTGCTATCGAGCACAGGGCAACCTGGATGTGCTTGATGATGGAAGCTGCCAAGAAAGCAGGTTTGGATCCTGAGGCTTTCACCCGTGAGGCAATCACCAAATGTGGTCATTTCCATGGTGCAAATATGCAGAGGGCCCAGAAAGAAGAGGGTATTCCTGCTTTCAAAGAAGTCTTTATCTCCGACAACGTCCAGAAAGTGTTCGAAATGGATGTAAAACGTTGTGATGAGGACGAACTTTATATTGAGTTCCATTACTGCCCGCTTGTTACTGCTTGGAAAAAGCTTGGTGCGACAGATGAAGAGATTAAGCTCATGTGTGACGCTGCCATGGATGGGGACAGAGGTATTGCAGCTGAATGTAACTATGGCTATGAACTTGGTAAAACCATCGCCAATGGTCACGATATCTGTGAAGTAACATTCAGAAAAAACAAATAA
- a CDS encoding ABC transporter ATP-binding protein — protein MPKPILELKDVNTYYGMIHAVKGINMEIGKGEIVALIGSNGAGKSTTLNTIVGLLKPKKGQIIYDGNDLAHCSAAEIVKMGICLSPEGREVFPDLSVQDNLKLGAFTRKDKVKIAQDYEKVYSLFPRLFERKTQVAKTLSGGEQQMLAIGRALMSDPKVLLLDEPSLGLSPNLVMLIFDLIKDIKKLGVTILLVEQNAKMALKTADRAYVLETGRITLEGTGKQLLTDDNVRKAYLGNI, from the coding sequence ATGCCTAAACCAATTCTCGAACTCAAAGATGTCAATACCTACTACGGAATGATCCATGCTGTAAAAGGCATCAATATGGAAATCGGGAAAGGTGAAATCGTAGCCTTGATTGGTAGTAACGGGGCAGGGAAATCAACAACTCTAAACACCATCGTAGGTCTTTTGAAGCCTAAGAAAGGACAGATTATCTATGATGGTAATGACCTAGCCCATTGCAGCGCAGCGGAAATTGTGAAAATGGGCATCTGTCTTTCCCCTGAGGGAAGAGAAGTGTTCCCTGACCTTTCTGTGCAGGACAATCTGAAACTGGGGGCTTTCACCAGGAAAGACAAGGTGAAGATTGCCCAGGACTATGAAAAGGTCTACAGCCTTTTTCCCCGGCTGTTTGAAAGGAAGACCCAGGTTGCAAAGACGCTAAGCGGGGGTGAGCAGCAGATGCTTGCCATCGGAAGGGCTTTGATGAGTGATCCCAAGGTCCTGTTATTGGATGAGCCGTCTCTCGGGCTTTCTCCGAACTTGGTAATGCTGATATTCGATCTGATCAAGGACATCAAGAAACTCGGGGTCACCATTCTGCTGGTAGAACAGAATGCAAAAATGGCCCTCAAGACTGCCGATAGGGCCTATGTACTGGAAACAGGGAGGATAACCCTGGAAGGTACAGGAAAACAATTGTTAACAGATGATAATGTCAGAAAGGCATATCTCGGAAATATTTAA
- a CDS encoding ABC transporter ATP-binding protein — protein sequence METKQDPILLVKNLSIQFGGLKAVDDVDFQVNRGEIVSIIGPNGAGKTTVFNMLTGVYQPTRGQIFFNGEEIQGKTPQAIVKAGMARTFQNIRLFSDMRVIQNVLLGMHTNTDYNFFDLVFHTKKYRTLEKEKQQKAVDILKFLELDKYIHDYPSNLPYGDQRKVEIARAIATEAQLILLDEPAAGMNPEESEELLAFIRSLVSKGFTIVLIEHDMNLVMNISDRIYVIDHGRKIAEGLPQEIATNKDVIVAYLGEEDEDEEEEEQHA from the coding sequence ATGGAAACTAAACAGGATCCTATTCTGCTGGTTAAAAACCTATCCATACAGTTCGGAGGCCTCAAAGCCGTAGATGATGTTGATTTCCAGGTAAACAGAGGGGAGATTGTAAGCATCATTGGGCCGAACGGTGCCGGTAAGACCACGGTATTCAATATGCTCACCGGGGTCTATCAACCTACCCGTGGACAAATCTTCTTCAATGGAGAGGAAATCCAAGGGAAGACTCCCCAGGCTATCGTAAAAGCGGGAATGGCCCGGACATTCCAAAATATCCGGCTTTTTTCTGACATGAGGGTAATCCAGAATGTCCTGTTGGGCATGCATACCAATACTGACTATAATTTTTTTGATCTGGTTTTCCATACTAAAAAGTACCGGACACTGGAAAAAGAAAAACAACAGAAAGCCGTCGATATCCTTAAGTTCCTTGAACTTGATAAATATATCCACGATTATCCCTCGAATCTTCCTTATGGAGACCAGCGAAAGGTAGAGATAGCACGTGCTATTGCTACCGAGGCCCAATTGATTTTGCTTGATGAACCTGCTGCGGGCATGAATCCCGAAGAATCCGAAGAGTTGCTAGCCTTTATCCGTAGCTTGGTCTCCAAAGGTTTTACCATCGTTTTGATTGAACATGACATGAACCTGGTCATGAATATCTCAGACAGGATCTACGTCATTGACCACGGCCGGAAAATTGCAGAGGGCCTTCCCCAGGAAATTGCCACCAACAAGGATGTAATCGTAGCGTACCTTGGCGAAGAAGATGAAGATGAAGAGGAGGAAGAGCAACATGCCTAA
- a CDS encoding branched-chain amino acid ABC transporter permease, with protein sequence MKHNKTSKKLLDSKPKKIAALAVLVILVLYLPKSGLLSPYIVRILTMISLYSMLSLSLNLLTGFTGLVSIGHAGFCAVGGYTSALMWQYLGLPWLVTALCGMVMAGIVGLMLAAPTSRLSGSYLTIATLGFGEIVKMVALNWQSFTGGPLGVNHIERPEFFGITLTTFNGGFFYLSIIMTALVTLVVYRIVNSKMGRAFMAIRDDSLAATMMGVDVTAYKMKSFVISAAIAGLGGAFYVHFVRFLDPNTFNFDISIIIISIVILGGTGSIAGSFLGAALLISFPEILRFASEYRFIIYGLILVLMMRFKPEGILGGHSNKPFKLMKGVQSYGN encoded by the coding sequence ATGAAACATAACAAAACAAGCAAAAAACTATTGGATTCAAAACCGAAGAAGATAGCAGCCCTGGCTGTGCTGGTTATACTGGTTCTCTATCTTCCCAAAAGTGGCCTTTTATCACCCTACATCGTGCGTATCCTTACCATGATTTCCCTGTATTCGATGCTTTCCCTGTCTTTGAACCTTTTAACTGGGTTTACGGGACTTGTATCGATCGGGCATGCGGGCTTCTGCGCCGTAGGTGGGTATACTTCGGCTCTGATGTGGCAATACCTGGGGCTTCCCTGGTTGGTAACGGCGCTTTGCGGCATGGTCATGGCAGGTATTGTCGGTCTGATGCTTGCAGCCCCTACCAGTAGATTGTCCGGCAGTTACCTTACTATCGCGACATTGGGTTTCGGGGAAATCGTCAAGATGGTTGCACTTAACTGGCAATCCTTTACAGGTGGCCCATTAGGGGTGAACCACATTGAAAGGCCTGAGTTTTTCGGTATTACCCTCACTACCTTCAATGGCGGGTTTTTCTACCTTTCAATCATCATGACAGCTTTGGTAACGCTGGTTGTCTATCGAATCGTCAATTCGAAAATGGGAAGGGCTTTCATGGCGATCAGGGATGATTCTTTGGCTGCTACCATGATGGGTGTGGATGTAACTGCCTACAAGATGAAAAGTTTTGTCATCTCTGCGGCAATCGCAGGTCTTGGAGGAGCGTTCTATGTTCACTTTGTCAGGTTCCTTGACCCCAATACCTTCAATTTCGACATCTCCATTATCATTATCAGTATTGTCATTCTCGGGGGAACAGGATCCATTGCCGGTTCGTTCCTTGGTGCAGCACTGCTGATTTCCTTCCCGGAAATTTTGAGGTTTGCCAGCGAGTATCGGTTCATCATCTATGGCTTGATTCTTGTCTTGATGATGAGATTCAAACCTGAGGGAATTCTCGGGGGGCATAGCAACAAGCCCTTCAAACTGATGAAAGGGGTGCAATCCTATGGAAACTAA
- a CDS encoding branched-chain amino acid ABC transporter permease gives MILQQVFDGLTLGIVYALIAVGYSLVFGVLRLVNFAHGATYAFGAHIAMVVVVSTSFGLFWGVVVSVLVTGGMTMLMDRIALRPLRVKKSKGISALITTIGCSYIIQNFLMIVFGSRSKWFPKIFDYGNFTVGNILIKSTQVGIIAVSVALLLLLTFIVQKTKIGLAMRAVQQNAKAASLMGIDVNKVISFTFFLGGASAAVAGSLISGYYQIVNPQMGFIAGLKAFSAAVLGGIGILHGAVFGGLVVGLAESFAAYYLGGGYRDAVAFIILIIVLIFRPNGLFGKKVIEKV, from the coding sequence ATGATTCTACAACAAGTATTTGATGGATTAACCCTAGGCATTGTCTATGCCTTGATTGCCGTTGGGTATTCTCTGGTATTCGGCGTTCTTCGCCTGGTTAACTTTGCCCATGGAGCTACCTACGCTTTCGGCGCTCATATCGCTATGGTCGTAGTCGTATCGACAAGCTTCGGACTGTTCTGGGGTGTGGTTGTTAGTGTCTTGGTAACTGGCGGTATGACCATGCTGATGGATCGAATTGCCCTGAGACCACTACGAGTAAAGAAGTCAAAGGGAATTTCTGCCCTTATCACCACTATTGGGTGTTCTTATATTATCCAGAATTTCCTGATGATCGTGTTTGGCAGCAGGTCGAAGTGGTTTCCCAAGATTTTTGACTATGGGAATTTTACCGTTGGAAACATTTTGATTAAATCGACTCAGGTTGGAATAATTGCTGTCTCCGTTGCCCTTTTGCTCCTTTTAACGTTCATTGTCCAAAAAACAAAGATTGGATTGGCTATGCGGGCCGTGCAACAGAATGCAAAGGCTGCATCACTGATGGGCATTGATGTTAATAAAGTTATTTCGTTTACGTTCTTTTTGGGTGGGGCTTCCGCTGCAGTTGCAGGCTCACTGATCAGCGGCTATTACCAGATTGTCAATCCGCAAATGGGATTTATAGCCGGTCTCAAGGCTTTTTCCGCTGCAGTTCTGGGAGGGATCGGAATCCTCCATGGTGCTGTGTTCGGAGGCCTGGTCGTTGGACTTGCAGAGAGTTTTGCTGCCTACTATCTCGGTGGTGGGTATCGTGATGCCGTTGCATTCATCATTCTGATTATTGTGCTCATTTTCCGTCCGAATGGATTATTTGGCAAAAAGGTGATTGAAAAGGTATAA
- a CDS encoding ABC transporter substrate-binding protein has product MKKRIMLVALLSLLVLGFAFANGSKETQKPIKIAVVGPLTGDFAEYGQGFKNAVELHAKQINAAGGIFDGRQIEIVDFDDKNSGEEAASIAERIAGNKDIVGVVGHFASGVSMAAAPTYEEVGVPEISPSASHPDYSGMGEYIFRNNSLINVEANETLNIASDVFKAKRVAVLAVKTDWGVKTADILINTLAKDHPELEIVGYEEILDGLTDFSSTITKLRSYKPDTIIVCAMYNILGPFANQYRDIDSKINLIGFSNAYSEQLIKLAQEDGNGIALPAIFFHESPEAKVRSFVDDYMKDYAGKIPSSLTAQAYDSLGMFVQAINEAKSADRKAIKDQLYKINYDGVAGVTYFDATGDAFKTFNWLMIKDGKFTMIDKSKL; this is encoded by the coding sequence ATGAAAAAGCGTATTATGTTGGTAGCTCTCCTGTCTCTGCTTGTATTAGGTTTTGCTTTCGCTAACGGAAGCAAAGAAACCCAGAAACCTATTAAGATTGCAGTTGTAGGCCCCCTTACCGGCGACTTTGCCGAATATGGCCAAGGATTTAAGAACGCGGTTGAATTGCATGCAAAGCAGATCAATGCAGCTGGCGGGATTTTTGACGGTCGTCAGATTGAAATCGTTGATTTCGATGACAAGAACAGTGGCGAGGAAGCAGCTTCGATTGCCGAACGAATTGCAGGGAACAAGGACATTGTCGGTGTCGTCGGTCACTTTGCAAGCGGTGTTTCCATGGCTGCCGCCCCTACTTATGAGGAAGTCGGTGTCCCCGAGATTTCCCCCAGTGCTTCCCATCCGGACTATTCGGGCATGGGCGAGTATATCTTCAGGAATAACTCATTGATCAACGTCGAGGCTAACGAAACACTGAACATTGCCTCTGACGTATTCAAGGCCAAAAGGGTTGCCGTCCTTGCAGTCAAAACCGACTGGGGCGTAAAGACTGCAGATATCCTTATCAATACCCTTGCCAAGGATCATCCGGAGCTCGAGATTGTCGGATACGAGGAAATCCTTGATGGTTTGACCGATTTCTCCTCAACCATCACCAAGCTTCGTTCCTACAAGCCCGATACGATCATCGTTTGTGCCATGTACAACATCCTTGGACCTTTTGCCAACCAGTACAGGGACATTGATTCCAAGATCAACCTCATTGGTTTCTCTAATGCCTACAGCGAACAGCTGATCAAGCTTGCTCAGGAAGACGGGAACGGTATTGCCCTTCCTGCAATATTCTTCCATGAGAGCCCTGAAGCGAAGGTCAGGAGTTTTGTTGACGATTACATGAAAGATTACGCTGGCAAGATTCCCAGTTCCCTCACTGCCCAGGCGTATGATTCACTTGGTATGTTTGTCCAGGCTATCAACGAAGCCAAATCTGCAGACAGGAAAGCCATCAAGGATCAGCTCTACAAGATCAACTATGATGGCGTTGCAGGGGTAACGTACTTTGATGCAACTGGTGATGCCTTCAAGACATTCAACTGGTTGATGATCAAGGATGGCAAATTCACCATGATCGACAAGAGCAAGTTATAG
- a CDS encoding GntR family transcriptional regulator — MAETKNKYGGDPLKNQYHKIILDRIIHCTYKSNDIINIQSLVSEFNVSKTPIREALLELCDEGLLKSIPKFGYEVTPFEEDQIRQVLNFRYLIETSAMDAYWEMLSNKETIEELTAIVDISESLREEASPLERWEHTAQFHIKLASLYKNEYLSAQLKKAIRFLGIDYARSIWISLNPIDKYFGEECHRVIIKEIENNNKKNALLALKKDMENYRKICLNKR, encoded by the coding sequence ATGGCCGAAACAAAGAATAAGTATGGTGGCGATCCATTAAAAAACCAATATCATAAAATTATTCTAGACAGAATCATACACTGCACGTATAAAAGCAATGACATTATCAATATCCAGTCACTTGTATCTGAGTTCAATGTCAGCAAAACCCCAATCAGGGAAGCCCTTCTTGAACTCTGCGACGAGGGTCTTTTGAAAAGCATTCCCAAATTTGGGTATGAAGTCACCCCGTTCGAGGAAGACCAAATCAGACAGGTTTTAAATTTCAGGTATCTGATCGAGACCAGTGCCATGGATGCCTATTGGGAAATGCTCTCAAACAAAGAAACCATAGAGGAACTGACTGCAATCGTTGACATCAGCGAATCCCTTCGCGAGGAGGCAAGTCCCTTGGAACGCTGGGAACATACCGCACAGTTCCATATCAAGCTAGCCTCATTATACAAAAATGAGTACCTGAGTGCCCAATTGAAGAAGGCCATCAGGTTTTTAGGCATCGATTATGCCCGTTCCATCTGGATCTCCCTCAATCCCATTGACAAGTATTTTGGCGAGGAATGCCACCGGGTCATCATTAAAGAAATCGAAAACAACAACAAAAAGAATGCCCTTTTGGCCTTGAAAAAAGACATGGAAAACTACAGGAAGATTTGTTTAAACAAACGATAA